The Hevea brasiliensis isolate MT/VB/25A 57/8 chromosome 1, ASM3005281v1, whole genome shotgun sequence genome has a window encoding:
- the LOC131183078 gene encoding LEAF RUST 10 DISEASE-RESISTANCE LOCUS RECEPTOR-LIKE PROTEIN KINASE-like 2.4, with translation MTTETLIFLFLLFSQTCNGRDTSLCASSSCGNIHNISYPFRLQTDPNNCGDHRFELSCENNFTVLNLFRGRYYVHSINYDNFTIRLADAGVHQDDCSSFPRFPLPVDYYYDDDEIVPYSNYKYQWTKSEEDKWAKLGEPPMLSQMIIFIKCPNPVYSPLYVDTAPCVLRGFNSSVSALKRHYSYVNIGDMKASDLKELCSVEMMSLFPVTTKKNMSLFEIHRELAFGFQLSWHNIFKCEKCDDNRCYLDSRNSVRCMNLPAVGIIYSIGADLEFISIYGGKLLFLLLAARCLCGTPCVMAFIIYKWRRRHLSGYNTIEEFLQSHNNLMPIRYSYSDIKKITGGFKEKLGEGGFGSVYKGKLRSGQFAAVKILNKPKDDGQDFINEVATIGKIHHVNVVQLIGFCAERSKQALIYEFMSKGSLNNYIDCHKGSVSLSWEKLYKISLGVAHGIEYLHLGCDMQILHFDIKPHNILLDENFTPKISDFGLAKFYPTKGSIASLTAKRGTLGYMAPEIFYKNIGRVSHKADVYSFGQLVLEVADRGKKVNGFAESLSEVYSPFRVYDQLSSANLPIEETAEEENIKARKMIITGLWCVQFQPSDRPAMNKVVEMLEGDIESLQMPPRPVLFPADSVTTESNSLAEIQIKGP, from the exons ATGACTACAGAAACGCTCATCTTTCTTTTCCTGCTTTTCTCCCAAACTTGCAATGGAAGGGATACAAGTCTCTGTGCCTCTTCTTCATGTGGCAATATCCACAACATTAGTTACCCTTTCCGATTACAAACTGATCCAAACAATTGCGGAGACCATAGATTTGAACTTTCTTGTGAAAATAATTTCACTGTGTTAAATCTATTCCGAGGAAGATACTATGTTCATTCCATTAATTACGATAACTTCACAATCCGACTGGCGGATGCGGGCGTCCATCAAGATGATTGCTCCTCCTTTCCTCGTTTTCCTTTGCCAGTTGATTATTATTATGATGATGATGAGATTGTTCCATATTCCAATTATAAATACCAATGGACAAAGTCAGAAGAAGACAAATGGGCTAAGTTGGGAGAACCTCCCATGTTATCGCAGATGATTATTTTCATCAAGTGCCCAAATCCAGTGTACTCTCCCCTTTACGTGGACACCGCTCCTTGCGTTTTACGTGGATTCAATTCTTCTGTATCTGCTTTGAAGAGGCACTACTCTTATGTAAATATAGGAGACATGAAGGCATCTGATTTGAAGGAGTTGTGCAGCGTGGAGATGATGAGTTTGTTTCCTGTTACGACAAAGAAGAATATGTCCTTGTTTGAAATTCACAGGGAACTTGCATTTGGGTTTCAGCTTTCCTGGCACAACATCTTCAAATGTGAAAAGTGTGATGATAATAGGTGCTATCTGGACAGCAGAAACAGTGTTCGATGCATGAACCTGCCGG CTGTTGGAATCATCTACTCGATAGGAG CGGATTTGGAATTCATCTCGATTTATGGCG GAAAGCTTCTTTTTTTGCTTCTTGCTGCAAGATGCTTATGTGGGACTCCATGTGTGATGGCATTTATCATTTATAAATGGCGAAGGAGACATTTATCAGGATACAATACCATTGAAGAATTCCTTCAGAGTCACAATAACCTCATGCCAATAAGATATTCTTATTCAGACATTAAAAAGATAACAGGAGGTTTCAAGGAAAAGTTGGGAGAAGGAGGCTTTGGTTCTGTGTATAAAGGAAAGCTTCGTAGTGGTCAATTTGCTGCAGTAAAGATATTAAATAAACCCAAAGATGATGGACAAGATTTTATCAATGAAGTCGCTACAATTGGGAAGATTCACCATGTTAATGTGGTACAATTGATTGGTTTTTGTGCTGAGAGATCAAAGCAAGCTCTTATATATGAATTCATGTCTAAAGGATCTCTTAATAATTATATTGATTGTCATAAAGGATCCGTTTCCTTAAGTTGGGAAAAACTATATAAGATATCACTTGGAGTTGCTCATGGCATTGAATATCTACATCTAGGTTGTGACATGCAAATCCTTCATTTTGACATCAAACCTCACAATATTCTTCTTGATGAAAATTTCACTCCAAAGATCTCTGATTTTGGCCTTGCTAAATTTTATCCAACTAAGGGAAGCATTGCATCTCTTACAGCTAAAAGGGGAACATTAGGATATATGGCACCAGAGATATTCTACAAAAACATTGGACGTGTCTCACATAAGGCAGATGTGTATAGTTTTGGACAGTTGGTGTTAGAAGTTGCAGATAGAGGGAAGAAAGTAAATGGATTTGCTGAAAGTTTGAGTGAAGTTTATAGTCCATTTCGGGTTTATGACCAACTCTCTAGTGCAAATTTACCAATAGAAGAGACAGCGGAAGAGGAAAATATAAAAGCTCGGAAAATGATTATAACAGGATTATGGTGCGTACAGTTTCAACCTTCCGATCGTCCAGCAATGAACAAAGTTGTAGAGATGCTTGAAGGAGATATTGAAAGCCTACAAATGCCTCCTAGGCCTGTTCTAtttcctgcagattcagtgactacAGAATCGAATAGCCTGGCTGAAATCCAAATCAAGGGACCTTAG